The following is a genomic window from Paraburkholderia flagellata.
GATCTTGAGCCAGTCGCGGGTACGGCCACGCCGATAGGGCGAGGAGAGACGCTTTGCTACCATCCCCTCGAAGCCGTATTTGCGAACCTCCTGGAAAACCAGCACGCCGACCCCGACAACACCGCTAGCGTATATAAGCGTCTCCGTGTCATCGAACGAATCACGCAGCCACGCCTTGCGCTCGTTTAGTGGCTGTTCTCTGAGGTCAGTATCGCCCGACTCCATCATGTCAAAGACGAAGAGACGGGCAGGGTGCCGTCTGACAGCTGCTGGTAGGGACTTGGCAGACGAAGTGCGCGCGCGCTGCTGCAAGTGATCGAAGGCCGCTTTGCTTCTCGCGTCGCCTACGGTCAACTCTGCATCCCACGTAAAGTCGCCGGGCACAGAGGCGACGGCTTGAACCACGTCGGGAAAAGAACGATTAAAGGAGTTACCTTGCCTGCTCACGAGGTCAACTCGTCCGCTCCTCTTGCGGACGAGACAGCGAAAACCATCGACCTTCCACTCGTACAGCCAG
Proteins encoded in this region:
- a CDS encoding ATP-dependent DNA ligase, yielding MTIEASDLMHATVRAAPFSDKGWLYEWKVDGFRCLVRKRSGRVDLVSRQGNSFNRSFPDVVQAVASVPGDFTWDAELTVGDARSKAAFDHLQQRARTSSAKSLPAAVRRHPARLFVFDMMESGDTDLREQPLNERKAWLRDSFDDTETLIYASGVVGVGVLVFQEVRKYGFEGMVAKRLSSPYRRGRTRDWLKIKNPDYERRAALGER